One window from the genome of Salmo trutta unplaced genomic scaffold, fSalTru1.1, whole genome shotgun sequence encodes:
- the alg2 gene encoding alpha-1,3/1,6-mannosyltransferase ALG2: MVRVVFLHPDLGIGGAERLVVDAAVALRSRGCSVQIWTAHHDPTHCFSETLDPDLNVVCVGDWLPTSVFGYLHALCAYLRMIYVALYLVFLSGAEYDVVFCDQVSVCIPVLRLSRQRKKVLFYCHFPDQLLTQRGSALKKLYRAPIDRLEELTTGMADTVLVNSCFTAGVFRETFRTLDGVQTDVLYPSLNTHSFDRPPEEQLEQGLGGLIPEGVSCLFLSLNRYERKKSLGLALEGLSSLKTCLAPGDQAGLHLVVAGGYDGRVAENVQHYAELKELAARLGVEDSVTFLRSPSDSQKVALLRGSAGVLYTPSREHFGIVPVEAMYCCCPVIAVRSGGPLESVGDGETGFLCEPTAEAFSLAMEKLFRDPQLRRDMGQAGRRRVQEKFSLEAFSDQLHGYILRLTQ, encoded by the exons ATGGTGCGGGTGGTGTTTCTCCACCCAGACCTGGGTATAGGTGGTGCAGAGAGGCTGGTGGTGGATGCAGCTGTAGCTCTACGCTCTCGCGGCTGCAGTGTTCAGATCTGGACGGCCCACCATGACCCCACACACTGCTTCTCAGAGACACTGGACCCAGACCTGAACGTG GTGTGTGTGGGTGACTGGTTGCCCACCAGTGTGTTTGGGTACCTGCATGCCCTGTGTGCCTACCTCAGGATGATCTACGTAGCTCTCTACCTGGTCTTCCTCAGTGGAGCAGAGTACGACGTGGTCTTCTGTGATCAG GTGTCCGTGTGTATCCCAGTCCTGAGGTTGTCTCGTCAGAGGAAAAAGGTTCTGTTCTACTGTCATTTCCCAGACCAGCTCCTGACCCAGAGAGGCTCAGCTCTGAAAAAGCTCTACCGCGCCCCCATAGACAGACTGGAGGAACTCACCACTGGCATGGCTGATACG GTGCTGGTGAACAGTTGTTTCACCGCAGGGGTCTTCAGGGAGACGTTCCGTACCCTGGATGGGGTCCAGACTGacgtcctctacccctccctcaaCACACACAGCTTCGACCGGCCCCCTGAGGAGCAGCTAGAGCAGGGTCTGGGGGGCTTGATCCCTGAAGGCGTGTCCTGCCTCTTCCTGTCTCTGAACCGCTATGAGAGGAAGAAGAGCCTGGGTCTGGCCCTGGAGGGCCTCTCCTCCCTGAAGACCTGCCTCGCCCCGGGGGACCAGGCAGGACTCCACCTGGTGGTGGCAGGGGGGTACGACGGCCGTGTTGCTGAGAACGTCCAGCACTACGCTGAGCTGAAGGAGCTAGCAGCACGGCTGGGAGTAGAGGACTCTGTCACCTTCCTGCGCTCTCCTTCAGACAGCCAGAAGGTGGCGCTGTTGCGGGGCAGCGCAGGTGTTCTCTACACACCCAGCAGAGAGCACTTTGGGATAGTGCCAGTGGAGGCCATGTACTGCTGCTGTCCCGTCATTGCTGTGAGGTCTGGAGGGCCTCTGGAGAGTGTAGGTGACGGGGAGACGGGCTTCCTGTGTGAGCCCACGGCTGAGGCCTTCTCCCTGGCCATGGAGAAGCTGTTCAGAGACCCCCAGCTCCGCAGGGACATGGGCCAGGCCGGCAGGAGGCGGGTTCAGGAGAAGTTCTCCCTGGAGGCCTTCTCAGACCAGCTGCACGGGTACATCCTCAGGCTGACCCAGTGA